In the Salvelinus fontinalis isolate EN_2023a unplaced genomic scaffold, ASM2944872v1 scaffold_0647, whole genome shotgun sequence genome, agagcaaaaaccaagcaatgaggtcgacggaattgtccgtagagctccatgaAAGGAAAAATTCACAAGCTGGTAAAATGGCGGTGCCCAGTCAGTCTGCATCAACGGACTTCAGTGCAGGCAGTGCGggtgcagcagagagagacaatTTTTACGGTTGCAGTACTATTTTGAAGCTAAATGTAATGATTATCGGTTCTCTACATGTGTAATAACATTCAGACacaattgtccgtagagcaccatgaaaggattatgtcgaggcacggATCTGGGGGAGGGTGCCAAAACACTTCTgcagtgtttattttattttttatttaacctttatttaactaggcaaattgcTTAAGAAcaaatttatttttttacaatgacggcctaacccggactaaactgggccaattgtgcgccactagTTTCGGGATTAGTGGTATTGGGGTAAAGGTCATCTCAGAGATATAGCACAGTACTGAGCTCCAAAACGTTTGTATTTCAGCACATTCCTCCAGGCAATGATACAAATCaacttttatttgtcacatacacatggttagcagatgttaatgcgagtgtagcgaaatgcttgtgcttctagttccgacaatgcagtaatatccaacgagtaatctaacaatttcacaacatctaccttatacacacaagtgtaaaggaatgaaagaatatgtacataaaaatatatgaatgagtgatggtacagaacggcataggcaagatacagtagatggtatcgagtacagtatatacatatgagatgagtaatgtagggtatgtaaacatataaaagtggcattgtttaaagtggctagtgacatgtattacatcaagatggcaagatgcagtagatggtatagagtacagtatatacatatgagatgagtaatgtagggtatgtaaacattatatgaagtggcattgtttaaagtggctagtgatacattttttacatccatttttacattatttaagtggctggagttgagtcagtatgttggcagcagccactcaatgttagtgatggctttttaacagtctgatggccttgagatagaagctgtttttcagtctctcggtccctgctttgatgtacctgtactggccttctggatgatagcggggtgaacaggcagtggctcgggtggttgttgtccttgatgatctttatggccttcctgtgacatcgggtggtgtaggtgtgctggagggcaggtagtttgcccccggtgatgcgttgtgcagacctcactaccctctggagagccttacggttgtgagcggagcagttgccgtaccaggcggtgatacagcccgacaggatgctctcgattgtgcatctgtaatagtttgtgagtgcttttggtgacaagccaaattttttcagcctcctgaggttgaagaggcgctgctgcgccttcttaccacgctgtctgtgtgggtggaccaattcagtttgtcctgatgtttacgccgaggaacttaaaactttctaccctctccactactgtgccgtcgatgtggataggggggtgctccctctgctgtttcctgaagtccacgatcatctcctttgttttgttgacattgagtgtgaggttattttcctgacaccacactccgagggccctcctccctgtaggccgtctcgtcgttgttggtaatcaagcctgccactgtagtgtcgtctgtaaacttgatgattgagttggaggcgtgcatggccatgcagtcgtgggtgaacagggagtacaggagtgggctcagaacgcacccttgtggggccccagtgttgaggatcagcggggtggagatgttgttacctaccctcaccacctgggggcggcccgtcaggaagtccaggacccagttgcacagggcggggtcgagacccaggatctcgagcttgatgacgagtttggagggtactatggtgttaataaatgctgagctgtagtcgatgaacagtattctctcataggtattcctcttgtccagataggttagggcagtgtggttgcgattgcgtcgtctgtggacctattggggcggtaagcaaattggagtgggtctagggtgtcaggtagggtggaggtgatatggtccttgactagtctctcaaagcacttcatgatgatggaagtgagtgctacggggcggtagtcaatttggctcagttaccttagctttcttgggaacaggaacaatggtggccctcttgaagcatgtgggaacagaagactgggataaggattgattgaatatgtccgtaaacacaccagccagctggtctgcgcatgctctgaggaagaggctggggatgccgtctgggcctacagccctgcgagggttaacacgtttaaatgctttactcacttcggctgcagtgaaggagagcccgcaggttttggtagcgggccgtggcactgtattgtcctcaaagcgagcaaagaagttgtttagtctgtctgggagcaaaacatcctggtccgcgacggggctagttttctttttgtaatctgtgattgactgtagaccctgccacataactctcgtgtctgagccgttgaattgcgactctactttgtctctatactgagttTTGTGTTCTAATATTCAGACACCTTCAGTTGCTTCTATCTTTATATATAAATGTTACTATGGTGTGAACGGGAAACACAATTGGTGTTTGATTAaaataatacagtgaagacaagGTTAAAACTAAACTTGTACTAAATGTTTTTTTGCTATTTATGTGAATTTGGGAAATCTACTTTAGTTTAAGTGCACTTACTTTGCGTAGACTAATTTTAAAATGTGTACTTTGTTTAATATGAATTCATGAATGTTTTGTTGTCAATGCTTAGCTACCTGATCCATTGAAATgagatcagtgcttgacttggacaggAGCTCACTGGAGCTGAGAACCGGCActtcaaatgtctactgtttgagcTCATGTTCCTGTCAAGGCTTTGGGTAACTGGTgaaaaggagtcaggcgcaggagagttgaGATGCGTGGACAAAGTATTTAATACACGAAAAAACACCAGTATAGAAACAATACAACGGTCCGTGAAATATACCGGTACAATGAATAAACGGGGTTCATACAAAGCTCGGCAACAAAATACCAGCCGTCAGATACAGTCATCAACAtagaacaaacacgcacacatacatgTGTGAAACAGCGGGTTAAATACTGAATCTGtaatgggggaattgaaaccaggtgtgaaaaaaccaaagacaaaacaaatagaaaatgaaaagtggatcggcgatggctagaataccagtgacgtcgaccgccgagcgccgcccgaacaaggagaaggaccgacttcggcggaagtcatgacagtacccccccccttgATCTCTCCTCTGGACCGTACCCCttccactccacgaggtactgaaggcccctcgcttGACGCCTCGAGTCCAGTATGGCTCAAACTgcatacgccggggccccctcgatgtccaaagggggcggaggaacctctcacacctcagactcctggagtagaccagccaccaccagcctgaggagagacacatggaacgaggggttaatatggtaatcggggggaagctgtaacctgtaacaaacctcgttcagtctcctcaggactttgaatggccccacaaaccgcgggccaagcttccggcagggcaggtggaggggcaggtttcgggcctCACTGCCGTGGCGGTCTGTGCCAGTCTCCTGACGCCTCCCGGCCCACTGCACATGAGCggcgtcccatgtctcctccgagCGCCtaaaccagtcgtccaccgcaggagcctcgatctggctctgatgccaaggtgccagaaccggctggtaccccagtacgcactggaagggggagaggttagtggatgAGTGGCGGAGCGAGTTTTAGGCCGTCTCTGCCCAAGGTATGAACGCCGCCCATTCcgattactattattattatattattactgaTTAGTAATGATTACCCATTAcgcccccggccggtcctggcaataggaccgcagaaacctacccacatcctggttcactctctccacctgcccgttactctcggggtgaaaacctgaggtaaggctgaccgagacccccagacgttccatgaaccccctccagacccttgatgtgaactggggacctcgatcagatactatgtcctcaggcaccccgtggtgccggaagacgtgtgtgaacagggcctccgcagtctgtagggccgtagggagaccggacaaagggaggagacgtcaggacttagaaaaccgatcaaCCAGGGCCAGGATCTTGGTGTTcccctgtgagggaggaagatccgTTAGGAagtccactgacaggtgcgaccacggccgttgtggaatgggtaagggttgtaacttccctctgggcaggtgcctaggagccttacactgggcgcacactgagcaggaggaagcataaaccctcacgtctttagccaaggtggaccaccagtacttcccactgaGACAACGCACTGTCCGGCCGATacccggatgaccagaggagggtgacgtgtgggcccaatagatcaaacggtcgcggacagcagacggaatgtACAGATGCTCAGCTGGACACTGGGGGGAGTgggctctgcacgtaacgcccgctcaatgtccgcgttcagctcccacactaccggtgccaccaggcaagaggccgCGAGTATGGGAGTGttatccatggaccgctcctccgtgtcatacatccgggacagtgcgtctgccttagcgttctgggaacctggtctgtaggacagggtgaaaaaaaacgggtaaagaacatggcccaccttgcctggcgagggttcagtctcctcgccgcccggatgtactccagattgcggtggtcagtccagatgagaaaagggtgtttagccccctcaagccaatgtctccacaccttcaaggtcttgacgacagccaacagcttTCGGTCCCACACGTCACAGTTTCGCTCCtctgggctgagcttcttcgaaaagaaggcacaggggcggcaCTTTGGTGGCGTAcctgagcgctgagagagcacgggtCCTAACCCAGTCTTGGAcccgcgtccacctccactatgaacgccaaagagggatccggatgagccagcacgggagccgaggtaaacagagccctcaggtgaccaaaagccctgtccgcctcagccaaccactgcaaacgcaccggtccccccttcagcagtgaggtaatgggagctgctacctgaccaaagccACGGAtgaacctccggtagtagttggcaaaccctagaaaccgctgTACTttctttaccgtggtgggagtcggccaaagcacctcccagctccatgggcgtcAGAGCGGTGGTGATGGGGAATGGAATCGACAGACCCCGATCTGGATGTCCGCGTGTAGCCAGCATgttatccagccggatggacaggtccaccagctggttgaatgtgagagtggtgtccctgcaggcaaactcccgacggacgtcctcgcgcaacCTGCACCGGTAGTGATCAATCAGGGGCCTGTCGTTCCATCACGAActcctgtgcgctcctcgtcccctgcctcaggtgtACGAGACGTTCATGTGAAATCCCGAAGTGGTCCAACACCGCTTCTTCTTCCCCCCATaaggcgttggcccactccagggccttccctgagaggcaggagatgagggcggCCACGCTCTCACAGCCTGAGGGAGCCAGGTGGACGGTTGCCAGGTAGAGCTCTAGCTGGAGCAAGAACCCCTGACATCCCGCCGCCGAATCCCACTGGGACCAGGTGAAGGAGGGGTGATTATAGGTGAAactggtggtgctggtggagatgctggaggaactcctcctctcttccatcgcTCCATGGTTTGCAGCACACGGTCCATGGCGCTGCTGAGATGCTGGAGAATAGTAGAGTGCTGCTGGACTCGCTCCTCGACCCCTACTGCAGGggcacctgctcctgctgactccatttgaggtgtgtgtttctgtcaAGGCTTTGGGTAACTGGTgaaaaggagtcaggcgcaggagagttgaGATGCGTGGACAAGGTATTTAATACACGAGAAAACACCAGTATAGAAACAATACACCGGTGCGTGAAATATAACGGTACCACGAATAAACAGGCGTAGATACAAAGCCCGGCAACAAAATACCAGCCGTCAGATATAGCCATCAACAtagaacaaacacgcacacatacatgtgggaaacagagggttaaatactgaACATgtaatggatcggcgatggctagtagaccggtgacgtcgaccgccgagcgccgcctgaacaaggagagggaccgacttcggcggaagtcttgacagttcctcttatagaatattagctcaacagtattgtggagctcctgtgcctaaatataaacagtaccggcacctatttcagtccaagtcaagcactgaattagataattgaacatataatatattttttgagaataaagaaagtgccagaactgtcaagaCAATAACTTTTTGTGTCTGTTTCTCATTGTTACTACAGGACTAGAATtaagtctgaggccggtaacatcaacagtaacgacaaacccagcctgcctctctccttccacactgagtccaaacccacagtcactgggtcctgattgtgacagtggggcccagtttgcactgcaggatccagagatggcatccgtgaagctggaagactgcagtcaaacactggagctgaatgtcaacattaatgatgaagaagaggaggagaagattgggaaatctgttaatcatggtaagagcaggttccATCTAACTAAGTTTGTTGTTCATTCCAACTTCCCACTGTGTATGAAAAGTTGCAGTagaactgtttcaatgagaaggtagatGTTATTTCATGCTACTGAGACTTGCATGGTTTGACATCAGTATTGCCAGCATTTGTTTTATTAACTGAGCTATCTGGAGTGATCAGAGAGTAGACTAAAgaagtgaagtagacaaactgCCAGTGTTTTAAAGTTTTATGaagtgagtctgtgtagttactaacccttgtgatagtgagtggaggatgacacGCCCCTTTCCTGCTTTCCATGGAGTTTTTCgtggccactgtgcttctacacctgcattgcttgctctttggggattTTGGGTTGGTTTCTGTAAAGGACTTTGTTACAACTTTTGTAAAAAGAGcttcataaaatacatttgattgacatgtATATCACACCAATTGACTGGTTGTTCTGatattgttcacacaggagaccatgttgagacattctctacatccagagagcatcagcaggaagatcacagagcaaagaggtctcaccactgcccacattgtgaggagattttcccatttctatcaaagctaaaaatacacctaaaaatacacacaggagaaaagctttactcctgctctgaatgtggaaaatgcttcaaaacatcaactgcgctaaaagttcatcagagaacacacacaggagagaagccttactcctgctctgactgtggaaagagtttctctcatcGGGACACCTTAAAaaaacatgaacgtatacacacaggagagaagccttactcctgctctgactgtggaaagagtttctctcgacCAAGCCACCTAAaacaacatgaacgtatacacacaggagaaaagccttactcctgctctgaatgtggaaaatgcttcaaaacatcaactgaCCTAAAAgctcatcagagaacacacacaggagagaagccttactcctgctctgactgtggaaagagtttctctcgacCAAGCCACCTAAaacaacatgaacgtatacacacaggacaaaagccttactcctgctctgaatgTGGAAAATGCGTCAAAACATCAACTGACCTAAAAgctcatcagagaacacacacaggagagaagccttactcctgctctgactgcggGGTGAGTTTCTCTCATCGGAACACCTTAAAACGTCATGAacatatacacacaggagagaagccttactcctgctctgactgtggaaggaGTTTCTCTCAACTGTGCCACCTAAAAATACATGAACgtttacacacag is a window encoding:
- the LOC129846909 gene encoding zinc finger protein OZF-like; translation: MASVKLEDCSQTLELNVNINDEEEEEKIGKSVNHGDHVETFSTSREHQQEDHRAKRSHHCPHCEEIFPFLSKLKIHLKIHTGEKLYSCSECGKCFKTSTALKVHQRTHTGEKPYSCSDCGKSFSHRDTLKKHERIHTGEKPYSCSDCGKSFSRPSHLKQHERIHTGEKPYSCSECGKCFKTSTDLKAHQRTHTGEKPYSCSDCGKSFSRPSHLKQHERIHTGQKPYSCSECGKCVKTSTDLKAHQRTHTGEKPYSCSDCGVSFSHRNTLKRHEHIHTGEKPYSCSDCGRSFSQLCHLKIHERLHTGEKPYFCSDCGKSFSQRGTLKHHERIHKGEKPYSCSDCGASFSRLGSLKKHERIHTGEKPYFCSDCGKSFSQLGTLKQHERIHTGEKPYSCSDCGKSFSRPCTLQKHKRIHTGETPYSCYDCGASFSRPDTLKQHDCIHTGEKPYSCSDCVKCFKTSTELKVHQRTHTGEKPYSCSDCGKSFSHLGTLKHHERIHKREKP